CGCACGTGCCACTCCACTCCTCCGCCATTGCCGCCAGACGCCATCGGTAGCTTTCACTTCCGCACcgattctctctttctttctgcaAATAGGGTATGGGTTTTACTATTTAGGAAAACACGTGCTTGCCATTGATTGGTTAGATTTAATATTTGGAATTCGCAGCCACCTCTGTATTTTTTTGAGTATTGTCAGATAcagactttatttttaaataatatttttttattgtattacaatccatcttaattattttatttcaatattttaaaaataattatttaaatggtttttatatttttattatattaattaaaaataaaattatttttataaaaaaactaataaataaaaatataattattataaaattaaaataataaaaataaaaataaaaataaaattatattttatattatttatcatactattataaaaaattacccATCGTATCaccattattaaataaaataaaaattactattcTGAACCCAACCACGCATGACATGACCCAAGTTTTCCTGCTACGCTGTTATAGCAGACATCGAAGAAGGGAATTAACCAATGCATTCGAACATTCATCGTTAACAAACAGAAGTCAAAACGGAACAAGGTCAAAGTTGTCGGTAAAGGTGGAAGAAAAAGACATATAAATatggttaattattaaaaatcttacaatcTTCACTCTTCAATCTTCATCCACAAATCGAACCTGacaaataatttcataatttactTAGCATTGCGAGCTGCAATCGTCAATGGCAGATGGACTGGTATTTGACGCTGCTTGGAAGCTCTTGGAATTGTTGGGATCCCGAGCTTTTCAAGAAGTCGAACTGGCCAGTGGAGTCGGTGACGAGATTAGAAAGCTCAAAGACACTGTCGAAACAATCAAAGCCGTACTTCTTGATGCCGAAGAGCAGCACAACAAAAAGAACCATCAAGTGACGCTTTGGCTTCGGAGGCTGAAGGATGCTTTTTACGATGCCGATGATTTGTTGGACGATTTTGCCGGGGTACTGAAGCAACAAGAGGCGACAAGTGAGGTGCGgattttcttctctaaatttAATCAGATTGCATATAGTCTTAAAATGGCGCACAAAATTAAGACTATTAGGAAGAGATTGGATGATATTGCAAAGGATATGAGCCAATTCCACTTTCTTAAGAATTTTGATGAGAGGCCGATTTTCAACATTGGGAGAGAGCAAACGCACTCTTTTGTTCGAGAAGAAAAGGTGATAGGGAGGGATGatgataaaattagaataatagaGCTTTTGTTAGAGTCAAATTATGTTGAGAACGTTTCTGTTATTCCTATTGTTGGAATTGGGGGAATAGGAAAGACCACACTTGCTCAACTTGCCTATAATGATGAGAAGATTATTAATCATTTTGATTTGAGAATGTGGGCGTGCATATCCGATGACTTTGACGTGGGGTTAATTGTAAAGAAGATAATTAAATCTGTGAATCCTAGGGAGGTAGAAAAACTTGATAAACTTGAAATGGATCAACTGCAGAAATGTCTTCGGGAAGAGATTGATGGAAAAAAATACTTGCTAGTTTTGGATGACTTATGGGATGATGAGAATCCCCATAAATGGAGTGAATTGAAAGATTTATTAATGGGTGGTGCACGAGATAGTAAAATACTTGTAACCACTCGTAATGAAAATGTTGCTAGGATTACTAGTAAGTTTCCATCTCAAGGCTTGAGAAGACTTGATGAAGACGAATCTTGGTCTTTATTTATGCAAATAGTGTCTGAGTATGGGATAGATCTAAAATGTTCAGAACTAGTGGCAATTGGAAAGGACATTATAGCAAAGTGTGCTGGAGTTCCCCTTGCCATAAGGACAATAGGACACTTACTCTGCAATCAACAGACCAAAAGTGATTGGTTGCAGTTCAGGGACAGTGAACTATCAAAAATAGCTCCAGAAGGAAGTGGTATTTTACCTGTTCTTAAACTCAGTTATGATCATCTCCcatcatatttaaaacaatgCTTTGCGTATTGTGCATTGTTTCCAAAAGACTATGATATCCCAAGGCAGAAACTAATATGCCTTTGGATGGCACAGGGGTTTCTTCATTCACCAAACAAGAATAAATGTCCAGAAGATGTTGGCAACGAGTATTTTATGAACCTACTTTCAAGGTCATTTTTTCAAGATCCAGAATATGATGAATTGGGCAATATAACCACATGCAAGATGCATGATCTCATGCATGATCTTGCACAATCAGTTGCAGGAGGTGAATGCACTATGGCAACTTTGGATggggaaaattttaatgaaatagtaCATTATGTTTCATTTAAATATTCTGACATTGATTTTGGTGCATCTTGTAAAATTCCATCAATATTATTTAGATCAAACCATATAAGGGCTATTTCTTTCCCATGcaatctatttttatttgtggAAGAATTGAATCagtccaattttaaaaaaatgttatcaaGGTTCAAGTGCTTGCGTAGCTTGAACTTAAGTGGATCAAGGGTTAGAGAGCTACCGAGTTCTATTGGTAAGTTGAAACATCTACGATATCTTGATCTTTCTTATAATGTGGATATTAAGAAGCTTCCTACTTCGCTCACGAGGCTAAGGAATTTGCAAACACTTGATCTCTCTGGTTGTGGGATTAATGAATTGCCTAGAGATATTGAAAAAATGGTGAGTCTTAGGCATCTTATTGATAAATGTGATGATTTGATTAGCATGCCATGCAATTTGGGGTTATTGACCAAACTTCAAACTTTACCATTGTTTAAGGTAGGAAGGAGCAATGGATCAACTTTCCAAAAAAATTGTGAGTTAAGTGAATTAAATGGGCTGAATAGTTTGAGAGGAAAGCTAACAATCAAGAATTTGGAACACATGGAAAAAGCCACGACACCAACATTGGCCATCTTAGAAGCGAAGCAGTATCTTCAGTCCCTTAAATTAAAGTGGGAGCCAATTGATGATAATGTTGTTAGTGATGATAGAGGAGAGGTTAGGATTGATGAAATATTGTTAGAAGGCTTGAAACCACACCCAAATCTCAAAAGATTGTCTATATTTTGTTTTGGGGGTGTGAAGCTTTCTAGTTGGCTTTCCTCCATCACAAATCTAACTTCAATTAACTTAGTTGATTGTGAGAGGTGCCAGCATATCCCACCACTGGAACAGTTACCGTATCTTAAAATATTGTCTCTTAGGGGCTTACATGATTTGGAGTATGTTTCAGATCAAGGAATGGATAGTTCTTCTTGCACACCATCAACAACATTCTATCAATCTCTTAAGGAGCTCAAACTCACGGATTGTTCTAAATTACTAGGATGGTGGAGGAGAGATAaagataatgatgatgatggagaAATGACTTGGTTGATTGAGCTACCTTCTTTTCCCTGTCTTTCCAAATTAACTATCAATGGTTGCCCTAAGCTGACCTCCATGCCTCTATATCCATCTTTGGAAGAATTGTATTTGGAA
The sequence above is a segment of the Mangifera indica cultivar Alphonso unplaced genomic scaffold, CATAS_Mindica_2.1 Un_0072, whole genome shotgun sequence genome. Coding sequences within it:
- the LOC123207342 gene encoding putative disease resistance protein RGA1 isoform X2 — encoded protein: MADGLVFDAAWKLLELLGSRAFQEVELASGVGDEIRKLKDTVETIKAVLLDAEEQHNKKNHQVTLWLRRLKDAFYDADDLLDDFAGVLKQQEATSEVRIFFSKFNQIAYSLKMAHKIKTIRKRLDDIAKDMSQFHFLKNFDERPIFNIGREQTHSFVREEKVIGRDDDKIRIIELLLESNYVENVSVIPIVGIGGIGKTTLAQLAYNDEKIINHFDLRMWACISDDFDVGLIVKKIIKSVNPREVEKLDKLEMDQLQKCLREEIDGKKYLLVLDDLWDDENPHKWSELKDLLMGGARDSKILVTTRNENVARITSKFPSQGLRRLDEDESWSLFMQIVSEYGIDLKCSELVAIGKDIIAKCAGVPLAIRTIGHLLCNQQTKSDWLQFRDSELSKIAPEGSGILPVLKLSYDHLPSYLKQCFAYCALFPKDYDIPRQKLICLWMAQGFLHSPNKNKCPEDVGNEYFMNLLSRSFFQDPEYDELGNITTCKMHDLMHDLAQSVAGGECTMATLDGENFNEIVHYVSFKYSDIDFGASCKIPSILFRSNHIRAISFPCNLFLFVEELNQSNFKKMLSRFKCLRSLNLSGSRVRELPSSIGKLKHLRYLDLSYNVDIKKLPTSLTRLRNLQTLDLSGCGINELPRDIEKMVGRSNGSTFQKNCELSELNGLNSLRGKLTIKNLEHMEKATTPTLAILEAKQYLQSLKLKWEPIDDNVVSDDRGEVRIDEILLEGLKPHPNLKRLSIFCFGGVKLSSWLSSITNLTSINLVDCERCQHIPPLEQLPYLKILSLRGLHDLEYVSDQGMDSSSCTPSTTFYQSLKELKLTDCSKLLGWWRRDKDNDDDGEMTWLIELPSFPCLSKLTINGCPKLTSMPLYPSLEELYLEDTSSKPLQQTMKLVTGVAVAPSTSSCFLVPLSRLKSMSIECVWDLEVLPEEGVKKLTALTDLKIVSCPTLFQLFRGIGHLISLQNIIIRDCHDFFDEDNYDMQWQGLRSLCCLRLSGLPAMESLPLGLQYVATLQHLVIWDCHNLLVLPEWMYNLTSLEYLEIVGCHNLIFLAEGMQLRRLSIFECPQLSKRYGNRRGDGWLDIAHIPNIIIDLKLIQKEGCYLLSEEGCSSP
- the LOC123207342 gene encoding disease resistance protein RGA2-like isoform X1, whose translation is MADGLVFDAAWKLLELLGSRAFQEVELASGVGDEIRKLKDTVETIKAVLLDAEEQHNKKNHQVTLWLRRLKDAFYDADDLLDDFAGVLKQQEATSEVRIFFSKFNQIAYSLKMAHKIKTIRKRLDDIAKDMSQFHFLKNFDERPIFNIGREQTHSFVREEKVIGRDDDKIRIIELLLESNYVENVSVIPIVGIGGIGKTTLAQLAYNDEKIINHFDLRMWACISDDFDVGLIVKKIIKSVNPREVEKLDKLEMDQLQKCLREEIDGKKYLLVLDDLWDDENPHKWSELKDLLMGGARDSKILVTTRNENVARITSKFPSQGLRRLDEDESWSLFMQIVSEYGIDLKCSELVAIGKDIIAKCAGVPLAIRTIGHLLCNQQTKSDWLQFRDSELSKIAPEGSGILPVLKLSYDHLPSYLKQCFAYCALFPKDYDIPRQKLICLWMAQGFLHSPNKNKCPEDVGNEYFMNLLSRSFFQDPEYDELGNITTCKMHDLMHDLAQSVAGGECTMATLDGENFNEIVHYVSFKYSDIDFGASCKIPSILFRSNHIRAISFPCNLFLFVEELNQSNFKKMLSRFKCLRSLNLSGSRVRELPSSIGKLKHLRYLDLSYNVDIKKLPTSLTRLRNLQTLDLSGCGINELPRDIEKMVSLRHLIDKCDDLISMPCNLGLLTKLQTLPLFKVGRSNGSTFQKNCELSELNGLNSLRGKLTIKNLEHMEKATTPTLAILEAKQYLQSLKLKWEPIDDNVVSDDRGEVRIDEILLEGLKPHPNLKRLSIFCFGGVKLSSWLSSITNLTSINLVDCERCQHIPPLEQLPYLKILSLRGLHDLEYVSDQGMDSSSCTPSTTFYQSLKELKLTDCSKLLGWWRRDKDNDDDGEMTWLIELPSFPCLSKLTINGCPKLTSMPLYPSLEELYLEDTSSKPLQQTMKLVTGVAVAPSTSSCFLVPLSRLKSMSIECVWDLEVLPEEGVKKLTALTDLKIVSCPTLFQLFRGIGHLISLQNIIIRDCHDFFDEDNYDMQWQGLRSLCCLRLSGLPAMESLPLGLQYVATLQHLVIWDCHNLLVLPEWMYNLTSLEYLEIVGCHNLIFLAEGMQLRRLSIFECPQLSKRYGNRRGDGWLDIAHIPNIIIDLKLIQKEGCYLLSEEGCSSP